One segment of Setaria viridis chromosome 4, Setaria_viridis_v4.0, whole genome shotgun sequence DNA contains the following:
- the LOC117853549 gene encoding probable CCR4-associated factor 1 homolog 11 produces MDGEAASVMHPPGAFNPAAPPFPTPNYHVVPMLQPPPPPPPIPVRRVWDINLVAELRFLRHFASSARYAAVTIHYPGVVHGGAGAQQNNHALMTAEERYGAMKANVDALKPIQLGLAVYNEFGHLAAWEFNIRGFHPAADPHAPNSVEYLERRGLSFRDHQAFGVDPARLAAELDGCGMFRRRPGVSWITYAGAFHVAYLMKVLSAGNGGGNLLPDSLGGFLDVVRQRLSDDIYDVARMAVDCGLPPGLERVASALWLVPASLSPCLAGASSVLALQAFMRLKYDVLGGKVDRFRGLIHGIQVV; encoded by the coding sequence ATGGACGGCGAAGCAGCGTCCGTCATGCATCCGCCCGGCGCGTTTAACCCGGCAGCGCCGCCTTTCCCAACACCGAACTACCACGTCGTCCCAATGCtgcagcctccgccgccgccgccccccatcCCGGTCCGCAGGGTATGGGACATCAACCTCGTGGCCGAGCTGCGCTTCCTCCGCCACTTCGCGAGCAGCGCCCGCTACGCCGCGGTAACGATCCACTACCCCGGCGTcgtccacggcggcgccggggcccaGCAGAACAACCACGCCCTGATGACGGCGGAGGAGCGGTACGGCGCGATGAAGGCCAACGTCGACGCCCTCAAGCCGatccagctcggcctcgccgtCTACAACGAATTCGGCCACCTCGCCGCCTGGGAGTTCAACATCCGCGGCTtccaccccgccgccgacccgcaCGCGCCCAACTCCGTCGAGTACCTCGAGCGCCGCGGCCTGAGCTTCCGCGACCACCAGGCTTTCGGCGTCGACCCGGCGAGGCTCGCCGCGGAGCTCGACGGCTGCGGCATgttccgccgccggccgggggtgTCCTGGATCACCTACGCCGGCGCGTTCCACGTCGCCTACCTCATGAAGGTCCTGTCcgccggcaatggcggcggcaacCTGCTCCCCGACAGCCTGGGCGGGTTCCTCGACGTGGTGAGGCAGCGCCTTAGCGACGACATCTACGACGTGGCCAGGATGGCCGTCGACTGCGGGCTGCCGCCCGGGCTGGAGCGTGTCGCGAGTGCGCTCTGGTTGGTGCCGGCCTCCCTGAGCCCCTGCCTCGCCGGCGCCAGCAGCGTGCTCGCGCTGCAAGCGTTCATGAGGCTTAAGTATGACGTGCTCGGTGGCAAGGTCGATAGGTTCAGAGGCCTTATCCATGGGATACAGGTCGTGTGA
- the LOC117852799 gene encoding N-(5'-phosphoribosyl)anthranilate isomerase 1, chloroplastic isoform X5 has product MVGEGLKGNAQAACSVSAQSRSLPVRQCQPTTDLDLLGSSLHLTSVCFFRCSRHRSSKLPPPLLFGQEGCICEAAAMVAPTSTRQPLQIALTPNNGHLRSAAVRMAYFAKKQTMTATPLSSSLEEAKRNEPVVKMCGITSARDAEMAAEAGAKLIGMILWPNSKRSVPLSEAKEISRVAKSYGAEPVGVFVDDDEGTILRASSSCDLELIQLHGDSSRELLPVLWKNNRIIYVLNADEDGKLINAPPSEEYVVDWFLVDSARGGSGKGFNWEKFRMPSAESKNGWLLAGGLHADNVCQAASALNPNGLDVSSGICYPDGLRKDPNRIHSFMSSVKRLSVR; this is encoded by the exons ATGGTAGGTGAAGGACTGAAGGGGAACGCACAGGCAGCCTGCTCTGTATCTGCGCAGAGCCGGTCCCTGCCAGTGCGGCAGTGCCAACCGACTACCGACCTCGATCTTCTTGGATCCTCGCTCCATCTCACCTCCGTCTGTTTCTTCCGTTGCTCCCGACATCGATCAAGCAAGCTTCCTCCTCCGTTGCTGTTCGGTCAGGAAGGCTGCATCTGTGAGGCAG CAGCAATGGTGGCGCCGACCTCCACAAGACAGCCTCTGCAGATTGCTTTGACGCCGAACAACG GGCATCTGAGATCTGCTGCAGTTAGAATGGCATATTTTGCTAAGAAGCAAACTATGACTGCCACGCCTTTATCATCTAGTTTGGAGGAGGCAAAAAGAAATGAGCCTGTTGTCAAAATGTGTGGTATCACATCTGCCAGGGATGCTGAAATGGCTGCAGAGGCTGGTGCTAAACTTATTGGGATGATTCTTTGGCCCAACTCCAAACGCTCAGTCCCATTATCCGAGGCCAAGGAGATATCCAGAGTAGCCAAATCTTATGGGGCTGAACCAGTTGGTGTGTttgtcgatgatgatgaagggaCCATCTTGAGAGCATCCAGTTCATGTGACCTTGAACTTATCCAG CTTCATGGAGATAGCTCCCGAGAACTACTTCCCGTGCTTTGGAAGAATAACCGAATTATATATGTGCTAAATGCTGATGAGGATGGTAAACTAATCAATGCTCCTCCAAGTGAAGAGTATGTTGTCGACTGGTTTTTAGTGGACAGTGCAAGGGGTGGCAG TGGCAAAGGGTTCAACTGGGAGAAATTCAGAATGCCATCTGCTGAAAGCAAGAACGGCTGGCTATTAGCAGGAGGCCTTCACGCAGATAATGTTTGCCAAGCTGCTTCTGCTCTAAATCCAAATGGCCTGGATGTTAGCAGTGGCATATGTTATCCTGACGGTTTACGGAAAGACCCTAATAGAATACATTCCTTCATGAGCAGTGTAAAAAGGTTGAGTGTCCGATAA
- the LOC117852799 gene encoding N-(5'-phosphoribosyl)anthranilate isomerase 1, chloroplastic isoform X6 — translation MVGEGLKGNAQAACSVSAQSRSLPVRQCQPTTDLDLLGSSLHLTSVCFFRCSRHRSSKLPPPLLFGQEGCICEAAMVAPTSTRQPLQIALTPNNGHLRSAAVRMAYFAKKQTMTATPLSSSLEEAKRNEPVVKMCGITSARDAEMAAEAGAKLIGMILWPNSKRSVPLSEAKEISRVAKSYGAEPVGVFVDDDEGTILRASSSCDLELIQLHGDSSRELLPVLWKNNRIIYVLNADEDGKLINAPPSEEYVVDWFLVDSARGGSGKGFNWEKFRMPSAESKNGWLLAGGLHADNVCQAASALNPNGLDVSSGICYPDGLRKDPNRIHSFMSSVKRLSVR, via the exons ATGGTAGGTGAAGGACTGAAGGGGAACGCACAGGCAGCCTGCTCTGTATCTGCGCAGAGCCGGTCCCTGCCAGTGCGGCAGTGCCAACCGACTACCGACCTCGATCTTCTTGGATCCTCGCTCCATCTCACCTCCGTCTGTTTCTTCCGTTGCTCCCGACATCGATCAAGCAAGCTTCCTCCTCCGTTGCTGTTCGGTCAGGAAGGCTGCATCTGTGAGGCAG CAATGGTGGCGCCGACCTCCACAAGACAGCCTCTGCAGATTGCTTTGACGCCGAACAACG GGCATCTGAGATCTGCTGCAGTTAGAATGGCATATTTTGCTAAGAAGCAAACTATGACTGCCACGCCTTTATCATCTAGTTTGGAGGAGGCAAAAAGAAATGAGCCTGTTGTCAAAATGTGTGGTATCACATCTGCCAGGGATGCTGAAATGGCTGCAGAGGCTGGTGCTAAACTTATTGGGATGATTCTTTGGCCCAACTCCAAACGCTCAGTCCCATTATCCGAGGCCAAGGAGATATCCAGAGTAGCCAAATCTTATGGGGCTGAACCAGTTGGTGTGTttgtcgatgatgatgaagggaCCATCTTGAGAGCATCCAGTTCATGTGACCTTGAACTTATCCAG CTTCATGGAGATAGCTCCCGAGAACTACTTCCCGTGCTTTGGAAGAATAACCGAATTATATATGTGCTAAATGCTGATGAGGATGGTAAACTAATCAATGCTCCTCCAAGTGAAGAGTATGTTGTCGACTGGTTTTTAGTGGACAGTGCAAGGGGTGGCAG TGGCAAAGGGTTCAACTGGGAGAAATTCAGAATGCCATCTGCTGAAAGCAAGAACGGCTGGCTATTAGCAGGAGGCCTTCACGCAGATAATGTTTGCCAAGCTGCTTCTGCTCTAAATCCAAATGGCCTGGATGTTAGCAGTGGCATATGTTATCCTGACGGTTTACGGAAAGACCCTAATAGAATACATTCCTTCATGAGCAGTGTAAAAAGGTTGAGTGTCCGATAA
- the LOC117852799 gene encoding N-(5'-phosphoribosyl)anthranilate isomerase 1, chloroplastic isoform X4, whose product MVGEGLKGNAQAACSVSAQSRSLPVRQCQPTTDLDLLGSSLHLTSVCFFRCSRHRSSKLPPPLLFGQEGCICEAAMVAPTSTRQPLQIALTPNNGTFAGHLRSAAVRMAYFAKKQTMTATPLSSSLEEAKRNEPVVKMCGITSARDAEMAAEAGAKLIGMILWPNSKRSVPLSEAKEISRVAKSYGAEPVGVFVDDDEGTILRASSSCDLELIQLHGDSSRELLPVLWKNNRIIYVLNADEDGKLINAPPSEEYVVDWFLVDSARGGSGKGFNWEKFRMPSAESKNGWLLAGGLHADNVCQAASALNPNGLDVSSGICYPDGLRKDPNRIHSFMSSVKRLSVR is encoded by the exons ATGGTAGGTGAAGGACTGAAGGGGAACGCACAGGCAGCCTGCTCTGTATCTGCGCAGAGCCGGTCCCTGCCAGTGCGGCAGTGCCAACCGACTACCGACCTCGATCTTCTTGGATCCTCGCTCCATCTCACCTCCGTCTGTTTCTTCCGTTGCTCCCGACATCGATCAAGCAAGCTTCCTCCTCCGTTGCTGTTCGGTCAGGAAGGCTGCATCTGTGAGGCAG CAATGGTGGCGCCGACCTCCACAAGACAGCCTCTGCAGATTGCTTTGACGCCGAACAACG GTACCTTTGCAGGGCATCTGAGATCTGCTGCAGTTAGAATGGCATATTTTGCTAAGAAGCAAACTATGACTGCCACGCCTTTATCATCTAGTTTGGAGGAGGCAAAAAGAAATGAGCCTGTTGTCAAAATGTGTGGTATCACATCTGCCAGGGATGCTGAAATGGCTGCAGAGGCTGGTGCTAAACTTATTGGGATGATTCTTTGGCCCAACTCCAAACGCTCAGTCCCATTATCCGAGGCCAAGGAGATATCCAGAGTAGCCAAATCTTATGGGGCTGAACCAGTTGGTGTGTttgtcgatgatgatgaagggaCCATCTTGAGAGCATCCAGTTCATGTGACCTTGAACTTATCCAG CTTCATGGAGATAGCTCCCGAGAACTACTTCCCGTGCTTTGGAAGAATAACCGAATTATATATGTGCTAAATGCTGATGAGGATGGTAAACTAATCAATGCTCCTCCAAGTGAAGAGTATGTTGTCGACTGGTTTTTAGTGGACAGTGCAAGGGGTGGCAG TGGCAAAGGGTTCAACTGGGAGAAATTCAGAATGCCATCTGCTGAAAGCAAGAACGGCTGGCTATTAGCAGGAGGCCTTCACGCAGATAATGTTTGCCAAGCTGCTTCTGCTCTAAATCCAAATGGCCTGGATGTTAGCAGTGGCATATGTTATCCTGACGGTTTACGGAAAGACCCTAATAGAATACATTCCTTCATGAGCAGTGTAAAAAGGTTGAGTGTCCGATAA
- the LOC117852799 gene encoding N-(5'-phosphoribosyl)anthranilate isomerase 1, chloroplastic isoform X2, giving the protein MVGEGLKGNAQAACSVSAQSRSLPVRQCQPTTDLDLLGSSLHLTSVCFFRCSRHRSSKLPPPLLFGQEGCICEAAMVAPTSTRQPLQIALTPNNVLILGTFAGHLRSAAVRMAYFAKKQTMTATPLSSSLEEAKRNEPVVKMCGITSARDAEMAAEAGAKLIGMILWPNSKRSVPLSEAKEISRVAKSYGAEPVGVFVDDDEGTILRASSSCDLELIQLHGDSSRELLPVLWKNNRIIYVLNADEDGKLINAPPSEEYVVDWFLVDSARGGSGKGFNWEKFRMPSAESKNGWLLAGGLHADNVCQAASALNPNGLDVSSGICYPDGLRKDPNRIHSFMSSVKRLSVR; this is encoded by the exons ATGGTAGGTGAAGGACTGAAGGGGAACGCACAGGCAGCCTGCTCTGTATCTGCGCAGAGCCGGTCCCTGCCAGTGCGGCAGTGCCAACCGACTACCGACCTCGATCTTCTTGGATCCTCGCTCCATCTCACCTCCGTCTGTTTCTTCCGTTGCTCCCGACATCGATCAAGCAAGCTTCCTCCTCCGTTGCTGTTCGGTCAGGAAGGCTGCATCTGTGAGGCAG CAATGGTGGCGCCGACCTCCACAAGACAGCCTCTGCAGATTGCTTTGACGCCGAACAACG TTCTTATACTAGGTACCTTTGCAGGGCATCTGAGATCTGCTGCAGTTAGAATGGCATATTTTGCTAAGAAGCAAACTATGACTGCCACGCCTTTATCATCTAGTTTGGAGGAGGCAAAAAGAAATGAGCCTGTTGTCAAAATGTGTGGTATCACATCTGCCAGGGATGCTGAAATGGCTGCAGAGGCTGGTGCTAAACTTATTGGGATGATTCTTTGGCCCAACTCCAAACGCTCAGTCCCATTATCCGAGGCCAAGGAGATATCCAGAGTAGCCAAATCTTATGGGGCTGAACCAGTTGGTGTGTttgtcgatgatgatgaagggaCCATCTTGAGAGCATCCAGTTCATGTGACCTTGAACTTATCCAG CTTCATGGAGATAGCTCCCGAGAACTACTTCCCGTGCTTTGGAAGAATAACCGAATTATATATGTGCTAAATGCTGATGAGGATGGTAAACTAATCAATGCTCCTCCAAGTGAAGAGTATGTTGTCGACTGGTTTTTAGTGGACAGTGCAAGGGGTGGCAG TGGCAAAGGGTTCAACTGGGAGAAATTCAGAATGCCATCTGCTGAAAGCAAGAACGGCTGGCTATTAGCAGGAGGCCTTCACGCAGATAATGTTTGCCAAGCTGCTTCTGCTCTAAATCCAAATGGCCTGGATGTTAGCAGTGGCATATGTTATCCTGACGGTTTACGGAAAGACCCTAATAGAATACATTCCTTCATGAGCAGTGTAAAAAGGTTGAGTGTCCGATAA
- the LOC117852799 gene encoding N-(5'-phosphoribosyl)anthranilate isomerase 1, chloroplastic isoform X1, with amino-acid sequence MVGEGLKGNAQAACSVSAQSRSLPVRQCQPTTDLDLLGSSLHLTSVCFFRCSRHRSSKLPPPLLFGQEGCICEAAAMVAPTSTRQPLQIALTPNNVLILGTFAGHLRSAAVRMAYFAKKQTMTATPLSSSLEEAKRNEPVVKMCGITSARDAEMAAEAGAKLIGMILWPNSKRSVPLSEAKEISRVAKSYGAEPVGVFVDDDEGTILRASSSCDLELIQLHGDSSRELLPVLWKNNRIIYVLNADEDGKLINAPPSEEYVVDWFLVDSARGGSGKGFNWEKFRMPSAESKNGWLLAGGLHADNVCQAASALNPNGLDVSSGICYPDGLRKDPNRIHSFMSSVKRLSVR; translated from the exons ATGGTAGGTGAAGGACTGAAGGGGAACGCACAGGCAGCCTGCTCTGTATCTGCGCAGAGCCGGTCCCTGCCAGTGCGGCAGTGCCAACCGACTACCGACCTCGATCTTCTTGGATCCTCGCTCCATCTCACCTCCGTCTGTTTCTTCCGTTGCTCCCGACATCGATCAAGCAAGCTTCCTCCTCCGTTGCTGTTCGGTCAGGAAGGCTGCATCTGTGAGGCAG CAGCAATGGTGGCGCCGACCTCCACAAGACAGCCTCTGCAGATTGCTTTGACGCCGAACAACG TTCTTATACTAGGTACCTTTGCAGGGCATCTGAGATCTGCTGCAGTTAGAATGGCATATTTTGCTAAGAAGCAAACTATGACTGCCACGCCTTTATCATCTAGTTTGGAGGAGGCAAAAAGAAATGAGCCTGTTGTCAAAATGTGTGGTATCACATCTGCCAGGGATGCTGAAATGGCTGCAGAGGCTGGTGCTAAACTTATTGGGATGATTCTTTGGCCCAACTCCAAACGCTCAGTCCCATTATCCGAGGCCAAGGAGATATCCAGAGTAGCCAAATCTTATGGGGCTGAACCAGTTGGTGTGTttgtcgatgatgatgaagggaCCATCTTGAGAGCATCCAGTTCATGTGACCTTGAACTTATCCAG CTTCATGGAGATAGCTCCCGAGAACTACTTCCCGTGCTTTGGAAGAATAACCGAATTATATATGTGCTAAATGCTGATGAGGATGGTAAACTAATCAATGCTCCTCCAAGTGAAGAGTATGTTGTCGACTGGTTTTTAGTGGACAGTGCAAGGGGTGGCAG TGGCAAAGGGTTCAACTGGGAGAAATTCAGAATGCCATCTGCTGAAAGCAAGAACGGCTGGCTATTAGCAGGAGGCCTTCACGCAGATAATGTTTGCCAAGCTGCTTCTGCTCTAAATCCAAATGGCCTGGATGTTAGCAGTGGCATATGTTATCCTGACGGTTTACGGAAAGACCCTAATAGAATACATTCCTTCATGAGCAGTGTAAAAAGGTTGAGTGTCCGATAA
- the LOC117852799 gene encoding N-(5'-phosphoribosyl)anthranilate isomerase 1, chloroplastic isoform X3: MVGEGLKGNAQAACSVSAQSRSLPVRQCQPTTDLDLLGSSLHLTSVCFFRCSRHRSSKLPPPLLFGQEGCICEAAAMVAPTSTRQPLQIALTPNNGTFAGHLRSAAVRMAYFAKKQTMTATPLSSSLEEAKRNEPVVKMCGITSARDAEMAAEAGAKLIGMILWPNSKRSVPLSEAKEISRVAKSYGAEPVGVFVDDDEGTILRASSSCDLELIQLHGDSSRELLPVLWKNNRIIYVLNADEDGKLINAPPSEEYVVDWFLVDSARGGSGKGFNWEKFRMPSAESKNGWLLAGGLHADNVCQAASALNPNGLDVSSGICYPDGLRKDPNRIHSFMSSVKRLSVR; encoded by the exons ATGGTAGGTGAAGGACTGAAGGGGAACGCACAGGCAGCCTGCTCTGTATCTGCGCAGAGCCGGTCCCTGCCAGTGCGGCAGTGCCAACCGACTACCGACCTCGATCTTCTTGGATCCTCGCTCCATCTCACCTCCGTCTGTTTCTTCCGTTGCTCCCGACATCGATCAAGCAAGCTTCCTCCTCCGTTGCTGTTCGGTCAGGAAGGCTGCATCTGTGAGGCAG CAGCAATGGTGGCGCCGACCTCCACAAGACAGCCTCTGCAGATTGCTTTGACGCCGAACAACG GTACCTTTGCAGGGCATCTGAGATCTGCTGCAGTTAGAATGGCATATTTTGCTAAGAAGCAAACTATGACTGCCACGCCTTTATCATCTAGTTTGGAGGAGGCAAAAAGAAATGAGCCTGTTGTCAAAATGTGTGGTATCACATCTGCCAGGGATGCTGAAATGGCTGCAGAGGCTGGTGCTAAACTTATTGGGATGATTCTTTGGCCCAACTCCAAACGCTCAGTCCCATTATCCGAGGCCAAGGAGATATCCAGAGTAGCCAAATCTTATGGGGCTGAACCAGTTGGTGTGTttgtcgatgatgatgaagggaCCATCTTGAGAGCATCCAGTTCATGTGACCTTGAACTTATCCAG CTTCATGGAGATAGCTCCCGAGAACTACTTCCCGTGCTTTGGAAGAATAACCGAATTATATATGTGCTAAATGCTGATGAGGATGGTAAACTAATCAATGCTCCTCCAAGTGAAGAGTATGTTGTCGACTGGTTTTTAGTGGACAGTGCAAGGGGTGGCAG TGGCAAAGGGTTCAACTGGGAGAAATTCAGAATGCCATCTGCTGAAAGCAAGAACGGCTGGCTATTAGCAGGAGGCCTTCACGCAGATAATGTTTGCCAAGCTGCTTCTGCTCTAAATCCAAATGGCCTGGATGTTAGCAGTGGCATATGTTATCCTGACGGTTTACGGAAAGACCCTAATAGAATACATTCCTTCATGAGCAGTGTAAAAAGGTTGAGTGTCCGATAA
- the LOC117852799 gene encoding N-(5'-phosphoribosyl)anthranilate isomerase 3, chloroplastic isoform X7 gives MVGEGLKGNAQAACSVSAQSRSLPVRQCQPTTDLDLLGSSLHLTSVCFFRCSRHRSSKLPPPLLFGQEGCICEAAAMVAPTSTRQPLQIALTPNNVLILGTFAGHLRSAAVRMAYFAKKQTMTATPLSSSLEEAKRNEPVVKMCGITSARDAEMAAEAGAKLIGMILWPNSKRSVPLSEAKEISRVAKSYGAEPVGVFVDDDEGTILRASSSCDLELIQLHGDSSRELLPVLWKNNRIIYVLNADEDGKLINAPPSEEYVVDWFLVDSARGGRILFLDRIWYIKSLFMKTTAGI, from the exons ATGGTAGGTGAAGGACTGAAGGGGAACGCACAGGCAGCCTGCTCTGTATCTGCGCAGAGCCGGTCCCTGCCAGTGCGGCAGTGCCAACCGACTACCGACCTCGATCTTCTTGGATCCTCGCTCCATCTCACCTCCGTCTGTTTCTTCCGTTGCTCCCGACATCGATCAAGCAAGCTTCCTCCTCCGTTGCTGTTCGGTCAGGAAGGCTGCATCTGTGAGGCAG CAGCAATGGTGGCGCCGACCTCCACAAGACAGCCTCTGCAGATTGCTTTGACGCCGAACAACG TTCTTATACTAGGTACCTTTGCAGGGCATCTGAGATCTGCTGCAGTTAGAATGGCATATTTTGCTAAGAAGCAAACTATGACTGCCACGCCTTTATCATCTAGTTTGGAGGAGGCAAAAAGAAATGAGCCTGTTGTCAAAATGTGTGGTATCACATCTGCCAGGGATGCTGAAATGGCTGCAGAGGCTGGTGCTAAACTTATTGGGATGATTCTTTGGCCCAACTCCAAACGCTCAGTCCCATTATCCGAGGCCAAGGAGATATCCAGAGTAGCCAAATCTTATGGGGCTGAACCAGTTGGTGTGTttgtcgatgatgatgaagggaCCATCTTGAGAGCATCCAGTTCATGTGACCTTGAACTTATCCAG CTTCATGGAGATAGCTCCCGAGAACTACTTCCCGTGCTTTGGAAGAATAACCGAATTATATATGTGCTAAATGCTGATGAGGATGGTAAACTAATCAATGCTCCTCCAAGTGAAGAGTATGTTGTCGACTGGTTTTTAGTGGACAGTGCAAGGGGTGGCAG gatccttttccttgaccgcATTTGGTACATAAAATCATTGTTTATGAAAACCACAGCTGGAATATAG
- the LOC117852800 gene encoding reticulon-like protein B2: MADPAEETVAAPPPTPAAPAESASDLPSADAASPEKVSPPAPAPAPETRSRGFRLLGEDTSVHKALGGGKTADVLLWKDKKTSAVVIGGATVIWVLFEVLGYHLLTLISHVLIGVLAILFLLSKATTFIKKSPLNIPLVEIPEDLVVNVSRALRNDINRALHLFREIAMGHDLKKFLGVIVGLWILSSVGSCCDFLTLIYIAVLMLHTVPILYDKYQDKVDHFAGRAHTEARKQYEVLDAKVLSKIPRGPAKPKKQN; the protein is encoded by the exons ATGGCCGATCCAGCTGAGGAGaccgtcgccgcgccgccgccgaccccggcgGCCCCTGCCGAGAGCGCCTCAGACCTGCCGTCTGCGGACGCTGCCTCGCCGGAGAAGGTGTCTCCCccagccccggcgccggcgccggagacaAGGTCCCGGGGGTTTAGGCTACTTGGAGAGGACACCTCCGTGCACAAGGCTCTTGGGGGCGGTAAAA CTGCTGATGTACTTTTATGGAAAGACAAGAAGACCTCCGCCGTAGTGATAGGCGGTGCCACTGTCATCTGGGTTCTATTCGAAGTGCTTGGTTACCATCTCCTGACTCTGATATCCCATGTGCTGATTGGTGTCCTGGCCATCCTGTTCCTATTGTCCAAAGCCACGACCTTCATCAAGAA GAGCCCGCTGAATATTCCTCTGGTGGAGATACCTGAAGATCTTGTTGTGAATGTTTCACGGGCGCTACGTAACGACATCAACAGAGCGCTTCACTTGTTTCGGGAGATCGCAATGGGGCATGATCTGAAGAAGTTTCTGGGT GTGATTGTGGGGCTTTGGATTCTCTCTTCAGTTGGCAGCTGCTGTGACTTCCTCACCTTGATATACATTG CTGTCTTGATGCTCCACACGGTGCCGATCCTGTACGACAAGTACCAAGACAAGGTGGACCACTTCGCTGGTAGGGCTCACACGGAGGCCCGCAAGCAGTACGAGGTGCTGGACGCCAAGGTCCTCAGCAAGATCCCCAGGGGCCCGGCGAAACCGAAGAAGCAGAACTAG